From Roseateles sp. SL47:
TAGGCGCCCGTGCGCATGGCCTGCACCGCCATCTGCACGTCACCATGGGCGGTGATCAGGATCACCGGAATACCGGGGTCGGTCGCACGGACATGGTCCAGCAGGGCGCGTCCGTCCATGCCGGGCAGGCGCACATCCGTCACCATCACCACCTGGGCTCCGGGCTGGATGTGCGGCAGCGCTTCTTCCGCACTGCGGCAGGGCAGCACTTCCAAACCCTCCAGTTCCAGCGTCTGGGTGAGGCTCACCCGCACCGGCAGGTCGTCTTCCACAAACACGACCTTGTAGCCTTCAAACATGCGCTTCTTCCTCCGCATTCCAGGCGTCGACCGCCAGGTCGAACTCCAGGCTCATGCCCGGGTCCAGCCGCCGCGCGCGCAGCGTGCCGCCGAACTCATGCACGATCTTTGATGAAATCACCAAGCCCAGGCCCAGGCCTTCGCCGGCCGGCTTGGTGGTGAAAAAGGGTTCAAACAGTCGGGGCAGCAGGTCTTCGTCCAGGCCCGGACCGCTGTCCTGCACTTTGATCAGCACCCGCTGGCCGCCGTCCAGTGGCTCGGTGATCACCCGCAGCGTCATGTCGCGGTCGCCCTCAGTATCTTTCATGGCGTCCAGGGCATTGGCAAACAGGTTCACCAGCACCTGTTCCAGGCGGTTGGCTTCGGCCCGCACACGCAGGCTTTCCGGGATCTGCGCTTCGAAGAACAACCGCTGGTCGCGGGTGCGGTGCTCCAGCAGCAGGTAGGCATTGCGCACGCTGGCCAGCAGCGGTGATGCGGCATCCACCCCTTCGGCCTTGCGCGCAAAGCTCTTCAACTGCCGTGTGATGCGGCCCATGCGCTCCACCATGTCGTCCATGGCCTGCAGGTTGTCGGCCACCGCCTGGGTGCGTCCGTTTTCCAGCAGCCGCTGGGCATTGCGGGCCAGGGCGCGCAGCGCTGTCAGCGGCTGGTTGACTTCATGCGAGAGCCCGGCCGACATCTGCCCCAGCACTGCCAGCTTGCTGGCCTGCAGCAGCTCGCCCTCGGTCTGCTCACGCTGCGCAATCTGCTCCTTGAGCGCGTCGTTGGACTGGCGCAGTTCGGCGGTGCGTTCATCCACCGTGCGTTCCAGGCGCGCATGCGCATCCTGCAACTGGGTCTTGGCGACAAACAGTTGTCGCACCGCGCGCCGGCGTGCCGCCAGATAGAGCGCCAGCATGCCCACCGCAGCCCCGAAGGCCGCGCCGCTCCAGGCTGCCAGACGGGCCTGGCGGCGCACCTCGGTGAGGTCGGACAAGGCCAGCAGCCGCAGGCCCAGCGGCAGCAGTTGCCGCTCCTGCGCCAGCACCGTGGTGCTGGCCGGGGGAGGGGCCTTCACCAGCAGGCTGTTGTAGGCCTCCAGCACGGCCGGCAGGCCCAGGTTGGGGCCCACCGCCTGAGGGTATCGGGCACTGGCCTGCAGTTGTTCACGCTGGGCGGCATCGGCTTCACTCAGGACCGCGTATTTCCAGGCCTGCACGCTGCTCATGATGACCACGCCCTGGTCATCCGCCACCAGGATGCGTTCCCCCTGAGAGCGCAGGCCCAGGTCCACCCAGGTGGCTTCCAGCGGTGCCAGGTTCAGCTTCACCACGATCACGCCCAGCAGCCGTTGGTGGCGCCGGATCGTTTGCAGCAGAAAGAAGTTGGTGCTGCCGGTGGCTGCACCGTCCACCGGGCTGGCGTCGGCGGCAAAGAAGTGGTGGCGGTCCTGGCTGATGGCCAGCGCCAGGCGCGGCGGCGGTAGCAGCGGTTCGCTGGCCGCCAGCACGGCGCCGTCCGCATCGGCCACGAAGATCTGGGTGGTCCCGGCCCGCACATTCACACGCGCCAAGGTCTGGCTGACCTGGCGGCGCAAGCTTTCGTCGGCGGGATGCTGCATCAACTGCCCCACCTCTTCGTCGATGGCCAGCAGGCTGGGCAGGTAGGCGTGGCGGCTGAGTTCGGTGGAAAGGTTGGCCGCATACAACTCCAGGCGCTCGGTGGCCAGGGCGGAGAGCTGGTCCAGGCTGGCCCGCTCGCTCAGGCGGTGGCCCAGCACCAGCCCCACCACCATCAGCACCCCGGTGACATAGAGATAAAAGCCTGGCCGGCTGAGCTGCAGCGACACCCGCTGCCGGACCGACGGCGGATCGGCAGGGGCAGGCGAGCTGGCGGAAGAGGCGGGGAAGGACAAGGGCACGGGGCAGTGGCAGGCGGTCGGTGGCGGTCGAATCGACGGCGGTTGAAGCGGTTGAAGCGGTTGAAACGGTTGAAGCGGTTGAAGCGGTGTTGGCGGTGTTTGAGCGCGTGGCAGTCAGGGCTTGGGTTGTCGGACATTGTCTTCGTTGTCAGATGACTATGGCCACGGGGGGGGGCGGTCGTCCGCCCGTGAAGCCATGTGCCCGTGGTGCTCCCAGGTGCTCCCAGGTGCTCCACCGGCCCTTCATGGCCTGCGGGGGCGGCGGGCCTGCGGGGCGGTCCCGGCAGCATCCGCTCAAAATGGTCTGCCCTTGGGATGCGCTCCACGCCCTCAACCGGATCACAATCCGACGACCGGTGAGCACGGGCGCCCACCAAGCGCTGGCGTAGTGTGCCGAAATCGCCGCACTCTGTGCGTGCCACAGTCACTCATGCCGGTGGCTGGCGGGGAATCGCCCAGATGTCGAGGCGGTTTGTGCGGATTTTCGCCCTCCCTCAGGTCGCCGAGACTGCGGGCATCGCGCCGAGTGGGGTCCCCAGGGGGATTGTGCTCGGTGAATACCCTTGAAACGTCTCGCCTGGCACGAGGGTTGCACCTTTGCGCCGGTCGTTCCTAGACGCGTTCTTCAAACAAAGATTGCTGGGGCCTTATGGAGATACTTATTCAGCAGATCATCAATGGTCTGGTGCTGGGCAGCATGTATGCGCTGGTGGCACTGGGCTACACGATGGTTTACGGGATCATCAGCCTGATCAACTTCGCCCACGGGGAGGTGCTGATGGTCGGCGCCATCGTGAGCTGGACGGTCGTGACCGCGCTCGCCGGTAGCGGCCTGCCAGGCTGGGTGCTCATGATCATCGCGCTCGTCTGTGCGGTGGTCGTGTGCTCACTGCTCAACTATGTGATTGAAAAGATCGCCTACCGGCCCTTGCGCAACGCGCCACGGCTGGCGCCGCTGATCACCGCCATGGGCATGTCGCTGCTGCTGCAGACCCTGGCCATGATCATCTGGAAGCCGAACCCCAAGTCCTTCCCGCAACTGCTCCCCAGTGATCCGATTCCGGTCTTGGGCGCCACCATCACCATGACGCAGATCGTCATTCTGGTGGTGACGGTCGTGATGCTGGCCGGGCTGGTCTTCCTGGTGAACCACACCCGCATGGGCCGTGCCATGCGTGCCACGGCGGAAAACCCCCGTGTGGCGGCGCTGATGGGCATCAAACCGGACGCGGTGATCTCGCTGACCTTCGTGATTGGCGCCGCCCTGGCGGCGGTGGCTGGTCTGATGTGGGCGGCCAACTACGGCACGGTGAAGCACGACATGGGCTTCACGCCTGGCCTGAAGGCGTTCTGCGCCGCCGTGCTGGGTGGCATCGGCAACCTTTCCGGCGCCATGCTGGGCGGGCTGCTGCTGGGCCTGATCGAAGCCATCGGCGCCGGTTATCTGGGTGACTGGACCGGCGGCGTGCTGGGCAGCCACTACTCCGACATCTTCGCCTTCCTCTCCCTGATTCTGGTGCTGACCCTGCGTCCGTCCGGCCTGCTGGGTGAGCGAGTGGCGGACCGCGCCTGAGGAGACCCTGATGCAGAACAAACAAAACAAGCTGATCGTTTTTCTGATCGCCGGCCTGCTGTTGCTGGCGCTGCCGCTGGTGGCGCAGCAGGGCGGGAATGCGCCGGTGCGCATCATCGACCTGGCCCTGCTGTATGTGCTGCTGGCGCTGGGCTTGAACATCGTGGTGGGGTATGCCGGTCTGCTGGACCTGGGCTACGTGGCTTTTTATGCGGTGGGGGCCTACCTCTTCGCATTGCTCAACAGCCCGCATCTGACAGAGAACTTCGAGAACATCGCGGCGGCCTTCCCGCAGGGCTTGCACATGCCACTGCTGGTGACCATCCCATTGGCCGCGTTGATCGCCGGCATCTTCGGGGTGTTGCTGGGGGCGCCGACCTTGAAGTTGCGTGGTGACTACCTGGCCATCGTGACGCTGGGTTTCGGCGAGATCATCCGGGTGTTCCTGAACAACATGGAATATCCGCTGAACGTCACCAATGGCCCGCGCGGCATCGGCCAGATCGACGGCATCCATTTCCTGGGCTTCGAGTTCAGCAAGTCGCATGAGATCCTGGGCTTTAATGTGCAGTCGGTCTCCATGTACTACTACCTGTTCCTGGCCTTGGTCATCGGGTCAGTGGTGATCTGCTACCGCCTGGAGAACTCCCGCATCGGTCGCGCCTGGATGGCCATCCGCGAGGACGAAATCGCCGCCAAGGCGATGGGCATCAACACCCGCAACATGAAGCTGCTGGCCTTCGGCATGGGCGCCACCTTCGGCGGTGTGGCCGGATCGATGTTCGGCGCCTTCCAGGGCTTCGTGTCGCCCGAGTCCTTCAGCCTTCAGGAGTCGGTGATGATCGTGGCCATGGTGGTGCTGGGCGGTATCGGCCACATCCCGGGCGTGATCCTGGGTGCGCTGCTGCTGGCCGCGCTGCCGGAAGCGCTGCGTTATGTGGCCGGCCCGCTGCAGCAAATGACCGATGGCCGTCTGGATGCCGCCATCTTGCGCCAGCTGCTGATTGCCTCCGCCATGATCATCATCATGCTGGTGCGTCCGCGTGGCCTGTGGCCGGCCAAGGATCACGGCGAGGTACTGCGCAAGTCGCAGGCCGACGCGGCCGCATCGTCGGCCACGCCGACCGCTGCCCAGTGACCCCAGCCAGGAGCTAGAACCCATGACTGAATCCGTACTGAAAGTGGCTGGTGTGTCCAAGCGCTTTGGCGGCCTGCAGGCGCTGTCCGAAGTGGGGCTGGACATCAAGAAAGGCCAGGTCTACGGTCTGATCGGCCCCAACGGTGCTGGCAAGACCACCTTTTTTAATGTGATCACTGGCCTGTACACGCCTGACTCCGGCACGTTTGAGCTGGGCGGGCAGGCCTACCGGCCGCAGGCGGTCCATCAGGTGGCCAAGACCGGCATTGCCCGGACCTTCCAGAACATCCGCTTGTTTGCCGACATGACGGCGCTGGAGAACGTGATGGTGGGGCGCCATGTACGCACCCATTCCGGACTGATCGGTGCGGTCTTCCGCACACCGGGCTTCAAGGCGGAAGAAGCCGCCATCGCTGCCCGTGCGCAGGAGCTGTTGGACTATGTGGGCATCGGCCGTTATGCGCGCTTCAAGGCGCGGACGCTGTCCTACGGGGACCAGCGCCGGCTGGAGATCGCCCGTGCGCTGGCCACCGACCCCAAGCTGATTGCGCTGGACGAGCCGGCCGCCGGCATGAACGCCACCGAGAAAGTGGTGCTGCGCGAGCTGATCGACCGCATCCGCAATGACGGCCGCACCATCCTGCTGATCGAGCACGACGTGAAGCTGGTGATGGGCCTGTGCGACCGGGTCACCGTGCTGGACTACGGCAAGCAGATTGCGGAAGGCACCCCTGCGGAGGTGCAGCGCAATGAGAAGGTGATCGAGGCTTACCTGGGCGCCCACGCGGCGCATGCGGCGCACTGACGCGGCCAGACAGACAAGGAAACGAACAAGATGGCAGACAACATCCTGCTCCAGGTTCAGGGGCTGGCAGTCGCCTACGGCGGCATCCAGGCCGTCAAGGGCGTGGATTTCGAGGTGCGCGAGGGCGAATTGGTCAGCCTGATCGGTGCCAATGGTGCGGGCAAGACCACGACGCTGAAGGCGGTCACCGGGCTGCAGAGCCTGCAAACCGGTGAGGTGAAGTTCCTGGGTCAATCGATCAAGGGCCGTGGCGCCTGGGATCTGGTCAAGCAAGGGCTGGTGATGGTGCCGGAAGGGCGTGGCACGTTCACCCGCATGACCATCACCGAGAACCTGCAGATGGGCGCGCATATCCGGCGCGACAAGGAGATCCAGGCGGACATCGAGAAGGTGTTTGCGCTGTTCCCGCGGCTGAAGGAACGTCGGAATCAGCTGGCCGGGACGATGTCCGGCGGCGAGCAGCAGATGCTGGCGATGGGGCGCGCACTGATGGCGCGGCCCAAGCTGTTGTTGCTGGATGAGCCGTCGATGGGCTTGTCCCCGATCATGGTCGACAAGATCTTCGAGGTGGTGAACGACATTCACCAGCAGGGCGTGACCGTGCTGCTGGTGGAGCAGAACGCGAGCCGGGCGCTGGAAT
This genomic window contains:
- a CDS encoding ABC transporter ATP-binding protein; translated protein: MTESVLKVAGVSKRFGGLQALSEVGLDIKKGQVYGLIGPNGAGKTTFFNVITGLYTPDSGTFELGGQAYRPQAVHQVAKTGIARTFQNIRLFADMTALENVMVGRHVRTHSGLIGAVFRTPGFKAEEAAIAARAQELLDYVGIGRYARFKARTLSYGDQRRLEIARALATDPKLIALDEPAAGMNATEKVVLRELIDRIRNDGRTILLIEHDVKLVMGLCDRVTVLDYGKQIAEGTPAEVQRNEKVIEAYLGAHAAHAAH
- a CDS encoding branched-chain amino acid ABC transporter permease, which gives rise to MEILIQQIINGLVLGSMYALVALGYTMVYGIISLINFAHGEVLMVGAIVSWTVVTALAGSGLPGWVLMIIALVCAVVVCSLLNYVIEKIAYRPLRNAPRLAPLITAMGMSLLLQTLAMIIWKPNPKSFPQLLPSDPIPVLGATITMTQIVILVVTVVMLAGLVFLVNHTRMGRAMRATAENPRVAALMGIKPDAVISLTFVIGAALAAVAGLMWAANYGTVKHDMGFTPGLKAFCAAVLGGIGNLSGAMLGGLLLGLIEAIGAGYLGDWTGGVLGSHYSDIFAFLSLILVLTLRPSGLLGERVADRA
- a CDS encoding ABC transporter ATP-binding protein, with amino-acid sequence MADNILLQVQGLAVAYGGIQAVKGVDFEVREGELVSLIGANGAGKTTTLKAVTGLQSLQTGEVKFLGQSIKGRGAWDLVKQGLVMVPEGRGTFTRMTITENLQMGAHIRRDKEIQADIEKVFALFPRLKERRNQLAGTMSGGEQQMLAMGRALMARPKLLLLDEPSMGLSPIMVDKIFEVVNDIHQQGVTVLLVEQNASRALELANRGYVMESGLVTMQGDGRTLLNDPKVRAAYLGE
- a CDS encoding sensor histidine kinase; the protein is MPLSFPASSASSPAPADPPSVRQRVSLQLSRPGFYLYVTGVLMVVGLVLGHRLSERASLDQLSALATERLELYAANLSTELSRHAYLPSLLAIDEEVGQLMQHPADESLRRQVSQTLARVNVRAGTTQIFVADADGAVLAASEPLLPPPRLALAISQDRHHFFAADASPVDGAATGSTNFFLLQTIRRHQRLLGVIVVKLNLAPLEATWVDLGLRSQGERILVADDQGVVIMSSVQAWKYAVLSEADAAQREQLQASARYPQAVGPNLGLPAVLEAYNSLLVKAPPPASTTVLAQERQLLPLGLRLLALSDLTEVRRQARLAAWSGAAFGAAVGMLALYLAARRRAVRQLFVAKTQLQDAHARLERTVDERTAELRQSNDALKEQIAQREQTEGELLQASKLAVLGQMSAGLSHEVNQPLTALRALARNAQRLLENGRTQAVADNLQAMDDMVERMGRITRQLKSFARKAEGVDAASPLLASVRNAYLLLEHRTRDQRLFFEAQIPESLRVRAEANRLEQVLVNLFANALDAMKDTEGDRDMTLRVITEPLDGGQRVLIKVQDSGPGLDEDLLPRLFEPFFTTKPAGEGLGLGLVISSKIVHEFGGTLRARRLDPGMSLEFDLAVDAWNAEEEAHV
- a CDS encoding ABC transporter permease subunit, coding for MQNKQNKLIVFLIAGLLLLALPLVAQQGGNAPVRIIDLALLYVLLALGLNIVVGYAGLLDLGYVAFYAVGAYLFALLNSPHLTENFENIAAAFPQGLHMPLLVTIPLAALIAGIFGVLLGAPTLKLRGDYLAIVTLGFGEIIRVFLNNMEYPLNVTNGPRGIGQIDGIHFLGFEFSKSHEILGFNVQSVSMYYYLFLALVIGSVVICYRLENSRIGRAWMAIREDEIAAKAMGINTRNMKLLAFGMGATFGGVAGSMFGAFQGFVSPESFSLQESVMIVAMVVLGGIGHIPGVILGALLLAALPEALRYVAGPLQQMTDGRLDAAILRQLLIASAMIIIMLVRPRGLWPAKDHGEVLRKSQADAAASSATPTAAQ